The sequence ttcaaatatacCCAAGACCCTCACACCCCCAGTCctgataggagggagcagaaaggtcgagacagcgataagcgagtacaagagttttgaattggatgcgagcagcgatagggaggcactgcagagagcggagcagcggtgtagcgtggggGGAGGAAGGGAACAGataaggcgagcagcagagttttggatgagctggagcagacgggtagGGAAGCCGGCCGGGAGGGAGTTGCAGCAGTCAAGGCGAGACACATTTTTCAAAGTGGAGCTATCAATTTATAGCTAACACCTATGTGAAGAAGAAAAACATTCTAATCATGCATGTGGTTGAAACCGCATAGAAAACACGTGTTAAATCCTGCAAGATGATATCAGAAAGaggaagtcttttttttattaaagcaaacATTCTCGTCTtgcattcagtgtttttttttaaaaaaaaagtaatctgttcTAGTCACTCGAACACAATTGTAAACTACAGCAGATTACTGACCACGTTCTCTCTAACGTTAGGTGACGTCAGAGAATTAGATAAATGACGTCCCTATAGCCTGCAAGCAACAGATGGTATCAGAATCAAGTCACTTCAATATCCGATTAAAGGGTTATTAAATTATTCTATTCACGTGTTACAAgatcctttttaaaaatcactgtCGCATAATTGTATTGAAGCAAAAACAGCAGTGGATGATGAAGAGGAAGTCGACTATGCGAATATTGAAGATTCCATTGAACCGGAGGAAAAAACACCAAACTCAAAGAAACCACTCGCAGAGGAACCGAAACCACAAGCAGCCACAAGTAAGCTATTTATCACCTTGTTCCTAAAACACAGATTTCACAGACAGGCGATTCATTTGATTGCGCTGCAGGCTTTCACAAATGCCACTGGACCGAATGGAAAACAGTGGCACAGCTATTTAATCACAGgcattttatttaaacagatcAAGTCTTTGAACACAGAACAAAGGCTCAGTTTGCTACGAATGCAATATTGATTCACAGCTGGTACTCAATAGATACATTTAAAACAGCGCAAAGTGCATTaactaaaatgtttatttttttaacttccaATGTTAAGTTATAATATAAAACTAGATAACCTTAAAACGCCATTTTACTCATGTTGAGAAAAGCATTGCTCAATTGATTCAAGACCCACTGTGTGAGATAAAAAAATATTCGGCAgcgtgtttaaaaatataacgctgcGATATGACCACAGCAGGTGACGTAGtgcgatctgattgagatcagtcgattaaatgggacgttatcaagcaaaaatcatcccatatgaatgggccagtaggtacctactagcctactaacccctgaatctaccccctacccctaaacctaatgtctacccCTAAatctaatctctacccctaaacctaactgtgttactattagaGTGATTTTTACTGTTATTTCAACACTgctttttagcgccctctagcggctgcTACATCCGACGTCCATTATAGCGCTTGATCCGGACCTGCCTGTTGGGATGCGATAgatacctactggcccattcctatgggatgatctTTGCTTGATAACAtcccattgaatcgactgatctcaatcagatcgggtgAACATTTCATCTGTGTCACCAAATATTATttgtaccatttatttatttatttatttatgatgtaACTTCTTTATTTCAGAGTCAAATGCCTGTGGTGCCAAGTCGATTGTGGTTCTCTACATCCTTCTGATaggcagctctgcagtgtggatgGCTCTGTTCTCCAGGGCCTTTGCGAAATGTAAGaatctgaaatgtgtttttttttaatattctttaggTACACAGTAAAGTAAGACAGGATTACtcgatattatttgtttattttagcattcgtctttatccaaggcgacttacagagactagggtgtgtgaactatgcatcagctgcagagtcacttacaactacgtctcacccgaaagacggagcacaaggaggttaagtgacttgctcagggtcacacaatgagccagtggctgaggtgggatttgaaccggggacctcctggttacaagcccttttctttaaccactggaccacattatCCTCCTTAATGATTCTGCCCTGATGATCGCCAGGTTTTCATTTCTAAAATTACCATAGAAAGAAAGGAATCCTTCAAGTCAGCGATTTAAATGGACGTTGCAAAAATTATAGTCAAAGAAGTGATCTTTTGAAATACCAGAATATCCACGAATCATGTTATAAAAACTAATGTTTGCCAGTACTGAACTAACAAGCATGTCAGGAACATCCAGCCCCCTGCCAGCATCGTAAATTCAAAACTGGAGCTGTCCGCATGACGGGACAGTTGATGACCGTGATCCAGCAGCATGCACAGAATAGAAGAATTAGCaaggaaatgtttaatcacacttTGATAAGAGGATGATATCCTCGGTAATGCAGGACCGCCTCCACACTCCCAGCAGGGGTTAATAAGAGGattttgaaagccttggttagctAATGCTGTGTCCCGACAGGCAGACTGGCTGGTGTATGACGTTAATGTTTCTGTTTCAGATTCGGAAATAGCTGCAGTACTACAGGACCTGAGAACCACACAGAAGACCTTGCAAGACAACGGTAGGCACACACAGGGCTCTGGGGCTCTTTCATACTGAATATATTTACACAGCAGTGTCTCCTGAAGAAAGATGAatgtacaaatacaaatgaaatatcaAACTCTTGGAAAAAGCATTTTTTAtaacatgtctgtttatttaacagTTAAAGCCTGGTTTGGTAATTTGATAAGAGGATGATATCCTCGGTAATGCAGGACCGCCTCCACACCCCCAGCAGGGGTTAATAAGAGGattttgaaagccttggttagctAATGCTGTGTCCCGACAGGCAGACTGGCTGGTGTATGACGCTAATGTTTCTGTTTCAGATTCGGAAATAGCTGCAGTACTACAGGACCTGAGAACCACACAGAAGACCTTGCAAGACAACGGTATGCACACACAGGGCTCTGGGGCTCTTTCATACTGAATATATTTATACAGCAGTGTCTCCTGAAGGAAGATGAatgtacaaatacaaatgaaatatcaAACTCTTGGAAAAAGCATTTTTTAtaacatgtctgtttatttaacagTTAAAGCCCGGTTTGGTAATTTCAGTTGCATTAGCCACTCCTTTGAAAGGCATGACTTTACACAGGTGCTTTGGCGCACCCTAGTGGACACATTTCTGTACTGCCCATTGTAGTCCTCAGTAAAATAAAGTAACATAAAGCTGTCTCTTGTcagtttgtgtcttttttttctgatatttatatattaatcATGCTCTGTTTTTTGGAGGGTCTGGGTGGATAATATAGGaccgtttttttattttctttctttaaaaaaaattaggaACCCTTAAGATGTACTTGTCAGCATAATGTGTTCTGGCCCAGCTAGATTAGTATTGGACTTGAGAGAGACCCGAGAATAGTTTAGTAATGGACTTCTGTGTGCTTCCTTTCAGATTCTCAGCTCTCTGCGCTGGTCACTAGCTTTGGAAATGACGTGTCTCACCTAATCAGTAAAGGTAAGCATCTGTAACAGACGTTTCTTTGGTAATCCGTTTTCTTCAACGTTTTCCACCTCGTCACTAGCCTTTACCCTTTGTTATCTTAATTGCTAATGTAATCTTGCATATGATTGGTCAAAACACACATGTCATTGACCAAATCCtgccttaaaaaaaaagagtagttACCTTAACACTGCCCATAGTTTACAGGTTTATTAAAGTGTACAAATGTTTCACAAGCCTATcgcttttgtccagagctgtaaaATAATGATAACTGAAGATGTCCTTGTCTTCAGTGTCCATCAAACCCTGCCCCTGTGAATGGATCTCATTCAATGAAGCATGCTACTACTTCTCCAAGGAGCGCGCAGACTGGCACAAAGCAAAGGAGTCCTGCAACAGTAAAAGCGCTTCCCTCGCAGTGATCAGCAGCGACCAAGAGCTGGTAAGCAGGGGTAGCGCTGACCTGACACACTGCTAGTCCACTCAATCGCACATCACAGGGCTGTAAAGTAATTGGTGAAGCTTGCAGCTTCAGAGGGACGGAACTGCAGGTACGGGTTCCAATCCAACATAAAAGTGACGCTTTAGAACATTTAGGAGTTCTAGAATCTAGCGTGCGTACTGACAGCACGGGGTTGTGAAACATTAcattcacaaatagagcaccagacattagCCAAAAAATTAGCAAAATTGTATTGCCCATTTGACCTCCCttagaccccttgcttactaaataccctggtgcCTCTGAATAAACAGGTGCTGGGGTACCCCACTTATTTCCAATTCAAGTGACTGGGTATGACGTGTTCTCTTCATTTTACCATTACAAATCAGGTTCTGGAGAAGGATATCCAAGGATAACACATTGAATATTCTACCAGTTTTGTCAGAGTTCCACTCAGGAAAATCATTTTACAGTAAAAGTGTTAAGGCTCATTTCATTTAATATTCACT is a genomic window of Acipenser ruthenus chromosome 34, fAciRut3.2 maternal haplotype, whole genome shotgun sequence containing:
- the LOC117409848 gene encoding C-type lectin domain family 4 member M-like, with the protein product MEGSDIYGNMGFHQQTGRRALVDRRRIQAPAKTAVDDEEEVDYANIEDSIEPEEKTPNSKKPLAEEPKPQAATKSNACGAKSIVVLYILLIGSSAVWMALFSRAFAKYSEIAAVLQDLRTTQKTLQDNDSEIAAVLQDLRTTQKTLQDNDSQLSALVTSFGNDVSHLISKVSIKPCPCEWISFNEACYYFSKERADWHKAKESCNSKSASLAVISSDQELDYLKSRIGSTHYWLGLSDSETEGSWKWLDGRTVETRFWNSGEPNNAGNNEDCGKVTSSKLNDVPCNSEEHWICEMKL